One Bythopirellula goksoeyrii genomic window, ACAAGATCTTGGCAGCTATGATCAGTGTGCGTGAAGCACATGGATGGTCAGATTAAAAGTAGAAGAATTTTTAACGCAGAGTCCGCAGAGACGAAGAGGAAGTGAGGATGTAGCACAAAAGGACTTTTCTCTGCGAAACTTTGCGGCTCTGCGAACTCTGCGTTTAGGAAATGATGAACTACTCAACGCACCAATAATGAATGAGGAATACTTTCAAGTGACAAAACCACTATCTATTGGCATGGTTGGCCATGGTTTTATGGCCCGAGCGCATACGAATGCTTACAAGCGAGTCAGTGATTTCTTTCCTGAGTTGGCCTACCGGCCTGTCTTGCAGGCTGCCTGTGGTCGGGACGAGGCTAAGGTCAAAGCGTTTGCCGAGCAGTGGGGCTACGCTTCGCACGAAACCGATTGGCGAAAACTCATCTCGCGCGACGATATCGACGCGGTTGATATTTGCGTACCCAACAATCTGCACAAAGAGATCGCCATAGCAGCGGCCAAAGCAGGGAAGATGATACTCTGCGAGAAACCACTCTCCATGACGGTCGCCGAAGGCGAGGAAATGTGCAAGGCAGTTGAGGCTGCTGGAGTTGCCAACATGGTATGGTACAACTACCGGCGTATCCCCGCCGTCACGCTGGCCAAACAGCTCATCGACTCCGGCCGGTTGGGCCGCATTTACCACTTTCGCGCCAATTTCTTGCAAGACTGGACCATCTCCGGTGATGTGCCCCAAGGAGGTGCTGCAACATGGCGGCTCGATTCGGCGGCGGCTGGGTCAGGTGTCACAGGCGACTTGCTATCGCACTGCATCGACACTGCCCTGTGGCTCAACGGGCAAATCAAAGATGTCAGTGCGATGACCGAAACCTTTGTCAAAGAGCGCCTCCACGCCGAGACGGGGGAGGTACAGCCCGTGGGAATCGACGATGCGTGTGCATTCCTGTGTCATTTCGACAACGGATCGCTGGGGCTGTTTGAGTCGACTCGCTACGCGCGGGGTCACAAGGCCCTCTTCACATTTGAAATCAATGGCGAAAACGCCTCGATTCGCTGGGACCTACACGATTTGAATCGGTTAGAATACTTCGATCACGGCGACGACTCGATCGTGCGCGGCTGGCGCACCGTCCACGTCACCGAGGGAGAGATGCCGTATATGAACCGTTGGTGGGTGCCTGGATTGAGCATCGGTTACGAACACAGTTTCGTCCACCAAGTGGCCGACTTCCTGGAGGATCTCGAAAAAGGTCGACCTTGCCAACCTGATTTTCGTAGTGCTCTCCAGACTCAAGCCGTCTGCGAGGCGGTCCTCAATTCGGGCAAGTCTCGCGAATGGGTTGCTGTTTCTTAATCTACTGTCTTAGCCGTCGCCCGAAGGCGATGGTTTGTTATTGTGTCACTACCCGCTGAATCAAGAGATGTTGACAGATGCTACCAATCAAACGAACTCTTTGTGCCCTGGTTGGCGTCGTGGCACTCACTCTCAGCCAGATGCAGCCACATGCTAGTGCTGAGGACCAATCACTTTTCAACGGTCGCGACCTCACAGGTTGGTCGGGCAACGCAAAACTGTGGTCCGTTCGCGACGGTCAGATCGTAGGCTCGACGGTCGACAACCCAATTAAGGCGAACACGTTTCTCGTCTGGGAAGGGGGAGAAGTCGGCGATTTTCGTTTGACCTACAAAGCGAGAATCGAAGGCGACAACAATTCCGGCGTCCAATATCGCAGCACGCTCGCTGACCCCGAAACCTGGAAAGTCGTTGGCTACCAGGCGGATATGCATGCGAATCCCGAATACTTGGCGATGCTCTACAGCGAAGGAACCGGGCGCGGGATCGTCGCCACGCGTGGGCAAAAAGTCGTCGTGGAGGAAGCCACTGGCCAACCAAAGGTCGTCGGAAAGACGGCGGATCCAACTCCCGTCGATGTTACACAGTGGCACGACTACGAGATCATTGCCCGAGGCAATCATCTGATTCACAAGCTTGATGGCAAAGTGACGGTGGATGTCACCGACAATCACAAAGAAAATCTCGACCGCGGCATTCTCGCACTGCAAGTCCACACCGGACCACCTATGACCGTGTTCTTCAAGGACATTGTGCTGGAAAAATTTGAGGATGGTGCAGAGGAAACCGAAGCAACTAACACTTCCGAGCAAGGAGCGCAGAATTCAAAACAAGACCAGCCCTCAGAGATTGAAACCGTGGCTAAAGGTTTCAAAGTGGAAAAGGTGTTCGAGGTTCCTCCTTCCATGGGTTCTTGGGTCTCGCTGGCCGTAGACAATAGGGGACGGTTGATTGCCTCAGATCAGCAAGATGCGGGGATGTTCTTGATCAAGCCAGCAAAGCTGGGGACCTCGGAAAAAACTCAGGTACAGAAACTGCCGGTCGAGATTAGCGGTGCTCAAGGGTTGGTCTGGGCGTTCGACGCGCTCTACATGATGGTCAACAATGGTTCGACCCCAGGTCTACACCGATTGACGGACACAAACGACGATGGGCTGGTGGACTCGGACGAGTATCTAATGGAGGTTTCCGGAAGGGGTGAACATGGACCTCATGCGGTGGTTCTCGCTCCGGATGGCAAGTCTTTGTATGTAGCAGGTGGCAATCATACACCCCTTCCCAAGCAGATCGCCGGTAGCCGCCTGCCACAGAATTGGGACGAAGATCTTCTGTTGCCCCGACAATGGGATGCTCGTGGACATGCCAAAGGAATCCTCGCCCCCGGGGGATGGATTTGCCAAGTTGATCCCACAGGAAAGCAGTGGGAAGTCGTAAGCAGCGGTTATCGCAATGAGTATGACATTGCATTCAACGACGATGGAGAACTATTCGCCTACGATGCCGACATGGAATGGGACTTTGGCATGCCCTGGTATCGTCCAACCCGGCTTGTCCACAGCACCAGTGGCAGTGAATTTGGCTGGCGGAGTGGTTCTGGAAAGTGGCCCGAGTATTACGAAGATTCCCTTCCGGCCGTTGTTGATTTTGGCCCTGGATCGCCGACAGGAATTATCTTCGGCTATGGTGCCAAATTCCCAGCAAAATACCAAAAGGCCTTGTTCCTCTTGGATTGGACCTTTGGAACGATCTATGCAGTTCACCTGACTCCCGAGGGATCGAGTTACTCGGGAGACGCGGAGGAATTCATCACAGGCCGACCCCTACCGGTGACAGATGCCGTGATCGGTGATGATGGGGCATTATATTTTACCGTGGGTGGTCGAGGCGTTGATTCGGCTCTCTATCGTGTGACCTATGTGGGTGACGAGCCGACGACTCCTGTTTCGGGTAGCGATCCAGCGAACAGCGAATTGAGGGACCTACGCCATAAGCTCGAGGCGATGCAGGGCCACGGCGGGGGTGACCTCGAACTGATCTTTGCCAATTTGGGAAACCCGGATCGATTTATCCGCTATGCGGCCCGAGTTGCCTTGGAGTCTCAACCGATCGACGATTGGCGTGAACAGGCCCTATCGCTATCCAATCCTCGTGCCACGATTTCGGCCATGATTGCTCTGGCTCGGCAAGGAGGATCCACTGAAAAAGTGCCTGCTCTAGAGGCACTCAACAAGATTGATATCAGCACTCTTGATGAGTCAGAAAAGCTGGCGTTGCTGCGAGCTTACGGCTTGGTATTTATTCGCCTCGGAGAACCCGATGAAGGGACTCGTCAGCAACTGATCGCTAAGTGGGGCCCTCTCTATGCATCACCGGGAAACTCGGATCACTTCAACTTCGAGTTGGCTCAGTTGCTGGTCTATCTTCGGGACTCTGAGGTAATTGGCAAGACGTTGACCTTAATGGACAGCCTTGGGCCCGAGCGCATACCTGATTGGGCTGAACTGGTGAAACGTAACGAAGTCTATGGCAGCACGATTCAAAGCATGCTGGACGATATGCCACCGCTCCGCGCGATTCATTTTGCCTTTGTGTTGAGAAATGCCAAAGATGGCTGGACGCTTCCGCAGCGGCAAAAGTATTTCCAATTCTTCCCGAAAGCTGCTCAGCACCCGGGGGGTGCGAGCTATGCGGGTTTTCTAGATAACATGCGAGATGAAGCCTACGCAACTTGTTCACCCTCTGAAAAAGTATTGCTGGAACCGATCTTGAGCCAATCACTGACTGCCGAACCATTCCAAGCCACCGCGCCGGTTGGACCTGGTCGGCAATGGACAAAGGCAGAGGCACTAAAGGTGCTGAGTGGAAACCTGAAAGGCCGCGACAAGGAAAGCGGCCGCAACTTGTTTCATGCCACCTCCTGTGCCAAATGCCATCGTTTTCGGGGCGAGGGAGGAGCCATTGGCCCCGATCTGTCGACGGTTGCCAACAAGTTTTCGCTCTCGGATGTGCTCGATTCCCTTTTGGAACCAAGCAAGGTCATCTCCGACCAGTACGATTCGCAACAGGTGTTGACTGCAGATGGCCTGCTTCTACAAGGTCGGGTGATTGAACTTGATGATGAATATCAAGTCTACACAGCGGACCCCGATGCACCTCCCGCGATCATTCCACGTGAAGATGTCGAAGAAATCAATCCTTCCAATATCTCTCAGATGCCCACGGGGCTGATCGACACACTTAATGATGAAGAATTGAAAGACTTGGTTGCCTATCTGATGGGAAAATAGAGCCTGTTTGCGAGGTTTTCAGGCCGTTGTTGGAGGGGGAAAAAACTGGTAAAATTTGGGCTTTTCCAAGGTATGCCGTGCGAGGCGTTTCCTCACGGCTGATCTGATTCTGAAGTGGCGTTTTTCCTGCTGCGAAAGGACTCCCCCACGTGTCGACCGACTCCAGCGATCCTCAAGAACCTTCCTTCGATCCCGCGCATGCGATTGCCGCTCGGTTGATTGATTTGCCGATCGAAGATGAGCTAAAAGCCAGCTACCTCACCTACGCGATGAGCGTGATTGTGAGCCGTGCGCTGCCCGATGTACGCGATGGCCTCAAGCCTTCGCAACGACGCATTTTGGTGGCGATGAACGACCTAAATCTCACACCTGGTGCAGGTCGTGTGAAGTGTGCCAAAATCTCAGGCGACACGAGCGGTAACTACCATCCCCACGGCGAAAGCGTGATCTATCCCACGCTCGTGCGTATGGCCCAAGAATGGAACATGCGCCACGTGCTGATCGACAAGCAGGGAAACTTCGGTTCGATCGCCGGCCTGCCCCCGGCAGCCATGCGATATACCGAAGCGCGAATGTCCCCTTTTGCCGCACTGATGCTCGACGATCTCAAACTCGACACGGTGGATTTCGTCCCCACGTACGATGAGCGCCACAGCGAGCCGACCGTATTGCCGGCGAAGTTTCCCAACCTGTTGGTCAACGGCGCCAACGGTATCGCCGTTGGTATGGCAACCAGCATCCCCCCCCACAATCTGGGCGAAGTTTGCCGCGGTGTCATTGCACTTCTGGACAATCCCGAGATCACGGTGCAGGAACTGATGGAGCATGTCCCGGGACCTGATTTTCCTACAGGCGGCATCATCTGTGGCCGGTCGTCAATCTGGAAAGGCTACGAAACAGGCCGCAGCACGATCGTCGTTCGTGCCCGCACTTCCATCGAGGAAACGGGGAAGAAAACTCGGATTATCATTCACGAAATCCCCTACCAACAAGCCCGCGACCGGGTCGAGGAACGCATCGCCCAACTGGCCCAGGATGGCAAGATCCCAGGCATCTCTGCTACCCGTAACGAAAGCGATCTCAAAGAGCCTGTTCGGCTGATACTGGAGCTTAAGCGAGATGCCGATCCCGATGTGGTGTTGAACCAACTCTACAAATTCTCACCTCTGCAGGAGACTTTCTCGGTCATTTTCCTTTCCCTGGTGGACGGAAAGCCTCGTGTGCTGACGCTCAAGGAAATGCTGGGTGAGTTTATCCGTCACCGCGAGACGGTTATCCGCCGCCGCACGCTCTTCCTGTTGGCCAAGGCTCGCAAGCGAAAACATACCGTCCAGGGCCTCTTGCTCGCCCACGCTAATATCGATGAAGTGATTCGCGTTATTCGAGCCTCGAAGACCCAGCCAGAGGCCAAGCAGGCTCTCATGGCGATCAAGACTCCCGGGGCACTGCTCGAGAGGGCACTCGGGGCCGAAGGATACGCCCAGTTTCAAGAGGAACGTGGCGTGGCCGAGGAGTATTCGCTCTCGCCAGTGCAGGCTGACGCGATCCTCCGCATGACCTTGGGTCAGTTGGTCAATCTCGAACAAGAAAAGCTTGCCGAGGAGCATGGCAAGCTAATGGAAGAAATTACAGAGCATGTTGGCATTCTGGGCGACCAGGAGAAAATCCGCAGCATCATCCGCGAAGATTGCGAAATGCTGATCGCCAAGCATTCGGACCCCCGTCGCACTGAGATTTCTAACGAAGAAATTGGTGACGTTGATCTGGAAGACCTGATCGAAGAAGAGCAGATGGTCGTTTCGATTTCGCACAATGGCTATATCAAGAGAACCCCGTCGAGTGTTTACCGTGCTCAGCGCCGGGGAGGCAAGGGCATCAAGGGAGCCAAGGTCGACGAGGATGATCCCGTTGAGCATCTGTTTGTCACCAGTACCCACGACTATTTACTGTTCTTCACGTCGAAAGGCAAAGTCTATTGGCAAAAAGTGTATAACTTGCCCCAGCTTTCCCGGGATGCGAAAGGGAGGGCCGTGGTGAATCTGTTGAATCTGGCCGAAGACGAAAGCATCACCGACTGCCGGGCGGTCCGCGATTTTGATCTGCCCGATCACTATTTGATCATGGCCACTAAGCAAGGTTTGGTGAAAAAGACAGAACTCAAAGCATACAGTCGCCCTCTCAAGAGCGGCATCATCGCTATTAAGCTTCGCGAAGACGACGAGTTGGTCGACGTGGCCATTACCAAGAGCGGCGATGAATTGGTCCTCTCTACTGCCAAGGGGATGGCGATTCGCTTCAACGAGTCGGACGCCCGTCCGATGGGCCGCAATACTAGCGGGGTTAAAGGAATCAAGCTCTCCAAGGGGGACAGCCTGGTGGGAATGGTCGTCGCCGATCCCGATGCGACCTTGCTCACCGCTTGCGCCAACGGCTACGGCAAGCGAACCCCCTTCGGCCCCAACGCGATCCCTGAATCCACCTCTGATGAGCCTGCTTCAGCGGGCGACGAATCGGATTCTGAAGACGAAACCAGCAGCTCCTTCCGCTATCGCACGCAGAATCGTGGCGGCAAGGGAGTCCGCGATATCAAAACCACTGAGCGCAACGGCCCCGTGGTTGATATCGTCCGGGTCGATGACCAAGACGAGCTGATGATGATGACCGCCCGCGGCAAAATCCAACGGGTCAAAGTGAGCGACTTCAACCCCATCGGCCGCAACACGCAAGGCGTACGCATCATGACGCTTGATGAAGGGGACACTCTCACCGCTGTGGTACGTGTCCCACAGGAAGAAACGGTGGAGGCTGAGGTACTCTCTGCAGATCCTGATGCTGTAGAACCGCCATCAACGGACGAGACGCCCCCAGGCGAGTGATTGAAACCAGTTTCTCTCAGAATTCCAACACGAGTCCATCCGTGCCTATTTCCGTTTTAGGAAAAATCTTCTTGGCTGCAGCCAAGGGGAGCGCGGAGTCATCAGCAAGCGCAGGGTTGATGTGTACCAAGACCAGGCGGCCCACCTCAGCGGCTTTGGCAACTTGTACAACGGGCGTGATGCAACTGTGACCTGTTAACTCGGCCTGTTCAGGCTCCGTGTCATCAAAGAAGCATTCATGGATCAAGAGATCGACTCCACGAATTCGCTCGATGTAATCAACGTCCGGGGCGGCAACCGTATCGGTCACGTAGGCCATGGAGCGGTCAGGCCAATCGATACGGTACCCCACCGAGCCTCCTGGGTGCCGCAGCGGAAAATGTGTGAGCACTCCGCCGTCGGCCAAGGTGATTCGTGGTTCGAGTGGGCACATCT contains:
- a CDS encoding Gfo/Idh/MocA family protein, with the protein product MVGHGFMARAHTNAYKRVSDFFPELAYRPVLQAACGRDEAKVKAFAEQWGYASHETDWRKLISRDDIDAVDICVPNNLHKEIAIAAAKAGKMILCEKPLSMTVAEGEEMCKAVEAAGVANMVWYNYRRIPAVTLAKQLIDSGRLGRIYHFRANFLQDWTISGDVPQGGAATWRLDSAAAGSGVTGDLLSHCIDTALWLNGQIKDVSAMTETFVKERLHAETGEVQPVGIDDACAFLCHFDNGSLGLFESTRYARGHKALFTFEINGENASIRWDLHDLNRLEYFDHGDDSIVRGWRTVHVTEGEMPYMNRWWVPGLSIGYEHSFVHQVADFLEDLEKGRPCQPDFRSALQTQAVCEAVLNSGKSREWVAVS
- a CDS encoding family 16 glycoside hydrolase, which produces MLPIKRTLCALVGVVALTLSQMQPHASAEDQSLFNGRDLTGWSGNAKLWSVRDGQIVGSTVDNPIKANTFLVWEGGEVGDFRLTYKARIEGDNNSGVQYRSTLADPETWKVVGYQADMHANPEYLAMLYSEGTGRGIVATRGQKVVVEEATGQPKVVGKTADPTPVDVTQWHDYEIIARGNHLIHKLDGKVTVDVTDNHKENLDRGILALQVHTGPPMTVFFKDIVLEKFEDGAEETEATNTSEQGAQNSKQDQPSEIETVAKGFKVEKVFEVPPSMGSWVSLAVDNRGRLIASDQQDAGMFLIKPAKLGTSEKTQVQKLPVEISGAQGLVWAFDALYMMVNNGSTPGLHRLTDTNDDGLVDSDEYLMEVSGRGEHGPHAVVLAPDGKSLYVAGGNHTPLPKQIAGSRLPQNWDEDLLLPRQWDARGHAKGILAPGGWICQVDPTGKQWEVVSSGYRNEYDIAFNDDGELFAYDADMEWDFGMPWYRPTRLVHSTSGSEFGWRSGSGKWPEYYEDSLPAVVDFGPGSPTGIIFGYGAKFPAKYQKALFLLDWTFGTIYAVHLTPEGSSYSGDAEEFITGRPLPVTDAVIGDDGALYFTVGGRGVDSALYRVTYVGDEPTTPVSGSDPANSELRDLRHKLEAMQGHGGGDLELIFANLGNPDRFIRYAARVALESQPIDDWREQALSLSNPRATISAMIALARQGGSTEKVPALEALNKIDISTLDESEKLALLRAYGLVFIRLGEPDEGTRQQLIAKWGPLYASPGNSDHFNFELAQLLVYLRDSEVIGKTLTLMDSLGPERIPDWAELVKRNEVYGSTIQSMLDDMPPLRAIHFAFVLRNAKDGWTLPQRQKYFQFFPKAAQHPGGASYAGFLDNMRDEAYATCSPSEKVLLEPILSQSLTAEPFQATAPVGPGRQWTKAEALKVLSGNLKGRDKESGRNLFHATSCAKCHRFRGEGGAIGPDLSTVANKFSLSDVLDSLLEPSKVISDQYDSQQVLTADGLLLQGRVIELDDEYQVYTADPDAPPAIIPREDVEEINPSNISQMPTGLIDTLNDEELKDLVAYLMGK
- the gyrA gene encoding DNA gyrase subunit A — protein: MSTDSSDPQEPSFDPAHAIAARLIDLPIEDELKASYLTYAMSVIVSRALPDVRDGLKPSQRRILVAMNDLNLTPGAGRVKCAKISGDTSGNYHPHGESVIYPTLVRMAQEWNMRHVLIDKQGNFGSIAGLPPAAMRYTEARMSPFAALMLDDLKLDTVDFVPTYDERHSEPTVLPAKFPNLLVNGANGIAVGMATSIPPHNLGEVCRGVIALLDNPEITVQELMEHVPGPDFPTGGIICGRSSIWKGYETGRSTIVVRARTSIEETGKKTRIIIHEIPYQQARDRVEERIAQLAQDGKIPGISATRNESDLKEPVRLILELKRDADPDVVLNQLYKFSPLQETFSVIFLSLVDGKPRVLTLKEMLGEFIRHRETVIRRRTLFLLAKARKRKHTVQGLLLAHANIDEVIRVIRASKTQPEAKQALMAIKTPGALLERALGAEGYAQFQEERGVAEEYSLSPVQADAILRMTLGQLVNLEQEKLAEEHGKLMEEITEHVGILGDQEKIRSIIREDCEMLIAKHSDPRRTEISNEEIGDVDLEDLIEEEQMVVSISHNGYIKRTPSSVYRAQRRGGKGIKGAKVDEDDPVEHLFVTSTHDYLLFFTSKGKVYWQKVYNLPQLSRDAKGRAVVNLLNLAEDESITDCRAVRDFDLPDHYLIMATKQGLVKKTELKAYSRPLKSGIIAIKLREDDELVDVAITKSGDELVLSTAKGMAIRFNESDARPMGRNTSGVKGIKLSKGDSLVGMVVADPDATLLTACANGYGKRTPFGPNAIPESTSDEPASAGDESDSEDETSSSFRYRTQNRGGKGVRDIKTTERNGPVVDIVRVDDQDELMMMTARGKIQRVKVSDFNPIGRNTQGVRIMTLDEGDTLTAVVRVPQEETVEAEVLSADPDAVEPPSTDETPPGE
- a CDS encoding MBL fold metallo-hydrolase, producing the protein MKLVLLGTSGYHPNDRRHTACLMLPELGVVFDAGSAMYRVNDYLCTDTLDVYLSHAHLDHVMGLTFIFGILAGTSLETVTVHGEPEKLEALRSHLFSELLFPVDPPLKMCPLEPRITLADGGVLTHFPLRHPGGSVGYRIDWPDRSMAYVTDTVAAPDVDYIERIRGVDLLIHECFFDDTEPEQAELTGHSCITPVVQVAKAAEVGRLVLVHINPALADDSALPLAAAKKIFPKTEIGTDGLVLEF